The proteins below come from a single Aphanothece sacrum FPU1 genomic window:
- the ntrB gene encoding nitrate ABC transporter permease encodes MQFLFSKSNRKIIAPCVALFVFLMIWQILCSGESPNLPSPITVIQETWNPYIINPFYDNGGTDVGLFWQILASLKRVAIGFSLSAIVGIGLGILIGTNRLIYDGLDPIFQVLRTIPPLAWLPISLAAFRQSDPSAIFVIFITAIWPIIINTTVGVQQIPQDYRNVSRVLKLSQTEYFFNILFPSAVPYIFTGLRIGIGLSWLAIVAAEMLVGGVGIGFFIWDAYNSSKMSQIILALIYVGVVGLLLDRLVGYIASIVVPPEQK; translated from the coding sequence ATGCAGTTTTTGTTCTCAAAATCTAATAGGAAAATTATCGCCCCTTGTGTCGCACTTTTCGTATTTTTGATGATTTGGCAAATCCTCTGTTCAGGAGAAAGTCCTAATTTACCCTCTCCTATTACGGTTATTCAAGAAACATGGAATCCTTATATTATTAACCCATTTTATGATAATGGAGGAACAGATGTCGGTTTATTCTGGCAAATTTTAGCTAGTTTAAAACGGGTGGCGATAGGCTTTTCTTTATCAGCTATTGTCGGTATAGGATTAGGAATTTTAATCGGAACTAATCGCTTAATTTATGATGGTTTAGATCCCATATTTCAAGTATTAAGAACGATTCCTCCTTTAGCTTGGTTGCCCATCTCTTTAGCAGCTTTTCGTCAATCTGATCCCTCAGCTATTTTTGTAATTTTCATTACCGCTATTTGGCCAATAATTATTAATACGACGGTAGGAGTTCAACAAATCCCTCAAGATTATCGCAACGTTTCACGAGTCCTTAAACTATCTCAAACAGAATACTTTTTTAACATTCTTTTCCCTTCAGCAGTTCCTTATATTTTTACTGGATTAAGAATAGGAATCGGTTTATCTTGGTTAGCTATTGTAGCCGCAGAAATGTTAGTGGGAGGAGTCGGTATTGGTTTCTTTATTTGGGATGCTTATAATAGTTCTAAAATGAGTCAAATTATTTTAGCCTTAATTTATGTGGGAGTCGTAGGATTATTACTAGATAGATTAGTAGGTTATATTGCTAGTATTGTCGTCCCTCCCGAACAAAAATAA
- a CDS encoding CmpA/NrtA family ABC transporter substrate-binding protein, translating into MAKLSRRKFILTAGATTAGTMILHGCSSGGDKQATTQASPTATTSPTTATGDGPEVTTAKLGFVALTDSAPLVIAKEKGFFDKYGMTGVEVLKQASWPVTRDNLELGSEGGGIDGAHILSPMPYMMTLGTITKTKQPVPMYILARLNLNGQGISVSNTHKDLKIGTDSAGLKQAFTKAKSSGKELKCAVTFPGGTHDLWLRYWLAAGGIDPNKDVSVIPVPPPQMVANMKVGNMESFCVGEPWNAQLVNQKAGYSALVTGELWKDHPEKAFTMRKDWVDKNPKAAKALLMAVLEAQQWCDKPENKAEMCKIVSQDKWFKVPVEDILPRAQGNINFGNGKEVENFPQAMKFWSDNASYPYKSHDLWFLIEDMRWGYIPADTDTKALIDQVNREDLWKEAATALKVPAAEIPISTSRGVETFFDGVEFDPENPTAYLKSLKIKKA; encoded by the coding sequence ATGGCTAAACTATCAAGACGTAAATTTATATTAACCGCCGGGGCTACCACCGCAGGGACAATGATTCTACATGGATGTAGTAGTGGTGGTGACAAACAGGCAACAACTCAGGCCTCTCCCACCGCAACAACTTCACCCACCACCGCAACAGGAGACGGCCCAGAAGTTACCACAGCTAAACTCGGTTTTGTCGCCTTAACTGACTCTGCACCCCTAGTTATTGCCAAAGAAAAGGGATTTTTTGATAAATATGGCATGACGGGAGTAGAAGTGCTTAAACAAGCTTCTTGGCCAGTCACTAGGGATAATCTAGAATTAGGGTCGGAAGGAGGGGGTATTGATGGGGCCCATATTCTGTCCCCTATGCCTTACATGATGACCCTGGGAACTATTACGAAAACGAAACAACCCGTTCCCATGTACATTTTAGCCCGTTTAAATCTCAATGGACAGGGAATTTCAGTCTCTAATACTCATAAAGACCTAAAAATTGGCACAGATAGCGCAGGACTCAAACAAGCGTTTACTAAAGCCAAATCTTCCGGTAAAGAACTCAAATGCGCTGTCACTTTTCCTGGCGGAACCCATGATCTCTGGTTACGCTACTGGTTAGCAGCAGGAGGTATCGATCCCAATAAAGATGTATCAGTGATTCCGGTTCCTCCTCCTCAGATGGTGGCCAACATGAAAGTAGGCAATATGGAATCTTTTTGTGTAGGAGAACCCTGGAATGCCCAATTAGTCAATCAAAAAGCGGGTTATTCTGCTTTAGTAACTGGTGAATTATGGAAAGATCACCCGGAAAAAGCTTTTACAATGCGTAAAGATTGGGTTGATAAAAATCCCAAAGCAGCGAAAGCTTTATTAATGGCCGTTTTAGAAGCACAACAATGGTGTGATAAGCCAGAAAATAAGGCAGAAATGTGTAAAATTGTTTCTCAAGATAAGTGGTTTAAAGTACCTGTAGAAGATATTTTACCTCGGGCCCAAGGAAACATTAACTTTGGCAATGGTAAAGAAGTTGAAAACTTCCCTCAAGCTATGAAATTCTGGTCTGATAATGCGTCTTATCCCTATAAAAGCCATGATTTATGGTTCTTAATTGAAGATATGCGTTGGGGTTATATTCCGGCGGATACTGATACCAAAGCCTTAATTGATCAAGTTAATCGTGAGGATTTATGGAAGGAAGCGGCCACAGCGTTAAAAGTGCCTGCTGCTGAAATTCCTATTAGCACATCTAGAGGAGTTGAAACTTTCTTTGATGGGGTAGAATTTGACCCGGAAAATCCGACCGCATACCTCAAGAGTCTCAAAATAAAGAAAGCTTAA
- a CDS encoding catalase family protein: MNTPNNDSPLGQEIIEPQEEVSIETIAKMSADNLKSVDHPPAYRQVHSKPHGCVWGQLMVDLDIPENLKHGIFKHPDIFDAWIRFSNGNPPDQNGQFKPDTVGDIRGMAIKLVNVPGEKILDDPNHAHEHDFLLMSSPIFFIKNVEDYITFFQVGNKVRAGEINVKTGEVPNDLRADFDKVAYAFKIFDEIGESPTNSPLDRPYWSATPYQLGTHVIKMLAEPHPNTEPFNPENATDKDNYLKEAMKAHLNKKDAYFDLKVQLQTNPETMPIEDPTIEWNEVESPYIKVATLRIPRQVFDFQARNKFNENLSFSPWHCLPEHQPLGGVNRTRKTVYKELSKLRHELNQISE, from the coding sequence ATGAACACACCTAATAATGATAGTCCATTAGGACAAGAGATAATTGAACCTCAAGAAGAAGTATCTATTGAAACCATTGCAAAAATGAGTGCTGATAATTTAAAGTCAGTCGATCATCCTCCTGCTTATCGTCAAGTACATTCTAAACCTCATGGTTGTGTTTGGGGTCAATTAATGGTTGATTTAGATATCCCTGAAAATCTCAAGCATGGTATCTTTAAACATCCTGATATTTTTGATGCTTGGATTCGATTTTCTAATGGAAATCCTCCGGATCAAAATGGTCAGTTTAAACCGGATACTGTAGGAGATATTCGAGGCATGGCTATTAAATTAGTCAATGTACCAGGAGAAAAAATACTTGATGATCCTAATCATGCTCATGAGCATGATTTTTTGTTAATGAGTAGCCCTATATTTTTCATTAAAAATGTAGAAGACTATATTACTTTCTTTCAAGTAGGTAATAAAGTTAGAGCAGGAGAAATAAACGTAAAAACTGGCGAAGTTCCTAATGATTTAAGGGCGGATTTTGATAAAGTGGCTTATGCTTTTAAGATTTTTGATGAAATTGGTGAAAGTCCAACTAATAGCCCTTTAGATAGACCTTATTGGAGTGCTACTCCTTATCAATTAGGTACTCATGTGATTAAAATGTTAGCAGAACCTCACCCCAATACTGAACCATTTAATCCCGAAAATGCGACCGATAAAGATAACTATCTTAAGGAAGCTATGAAAGCACATTTAAATAAAAAAGATGCTTATTTTGATTTAAAGGTTCAATTACAAACGAATCCTGAAACTATGCCTATTGAAGATCCAACTATTGAATGGAATGAGGTAGAATCCCCTTATATTAAGGTAGCTACCTTGAGAATTCCTCGTCAAGTATTTGATTTTCAAGCGAGAAACAAATTTAATGAAAATTTATCTTTTTCTCCTTGGCATTGTTTACCTGAACATCAACCATTAGGGGGAGTTAACCGAACTCGTAAAACTGTATATAAAGAACTATCAAAATTACGTCATGAACTCAATCAAATTAGTGAGTAA
- the iscB gene encoding RNA-guided endonuclease IscB has product MSNYVLVIDSNKQPLNPCHPSVARKLLKSKNAAIFRQYPFTIVLKKEILDVVIEPIEIKIDPGSQTTGIALVQGDKVIFGAELSHRGSTIKDSLESRRSLRRGRRSRKTRYRQARFLNRKKPSCWLAPSLQHRVDTTLTWIKKLIKFAPIVGISQELVRFDLQQLENPEISGVEYQQGELVGYEVREYLLNKWDRKCSYCSIENVPLQVEHIHPKAKGGTNRISNLCLACESCNLKKGTKDINVFLAKKPDVLKRILSQAKRPLKDAAAVNSTRWTLFNALKNTGLPITTGSGGKTKFNRTRLNLPKQHWIDAACVGIVDTLKVLTNKPLLIKATGHGTRQSCRTDKYGFPSRYVPRFKFIKGFQTGDIVKAVVTKGKKIGTYVGRVAVRSIGSFNISSPNGLIQGISYKNCTHIHKKDGYSYAT; this is encoded by the coding sequence ATGTCAAATTATGTGTTAGTAATTGATTCAAACAAACAACCATTAAACCCTTGTCATCCGTCAGTAGCCAGAAAACTATTAAAAAGTAAAAATGCAGCAATATTTAGACAATATCCTTTTACTATTGTCTTAAAAAAAGAAATTCTCGATGTTGTAATTGAACCAATAGAAATTAAAATAGATCCTGGTTCTCAAACAACTGGTATTGCTTTAGTTCAAGGGGATAAAGTTATATTTGGTGCTGAACTTTCTCATCGTGGTTCAACTATTAAAGATAGTTTAGAATCAAGGAGATCATTACGTCGCGGTCGTCGTAGTCGTAAAACTCGTTATCGTCAAGCTAGATTTCTTAATAGAAAAAAACCTTCATGTTGGTTAGCTCCTTCCTTACAACATAGAGTAGATACTACTTTAACTTGGATTAAAAAACTAATTAAGTTCGCTCCTATTGTTGGTATTTCTCAAGAATTGGTAAGATTTGACTTACAACAATTAGAAAATCCTGAAATATCAGGAGTAGAATATCAACAAGGTGAATTAGTTGGTTACGAGGTAAGAGAGTATTTATTAAACAAATGGGACAGAAAATGTTCTTATTGTTCAATAGAAAATGTCCCTTTACAAGTTGAACACATTCATCCTAAAGCCAAAGGAGGTACAAATAGAATAAGTAATTTATGTTTAGCTTGTGAATCATGTAATCTCAAAAAAGGAACTAAAGATATTAATGTATTTTTAGCTAAAAAACCTGATGTTTTAAAGCGTATTTTATCACAAGCGAAACGTCCCTTAAAAGATGCTGCTGCTGTTAATTCTACCAGATGGACATTATTTAATGCTTTAAAAAACACAGGTTTACCCATAACTACAGGATCAGGAGGTAAAACTAAATTTAATAGAACACGATTAAATTTACCAAAACAACACTGGATTGATGCAGCTTGTGTAGGAATAGTTGATACTTTAAAAGTGTTAACTAATAAACCATTATTAATTAAAGCAACAGGTCATGGAACTAGACAATCTTGCAGAACCGATAAATATGGTTTTCCTTCTAGATATGTTCCTAGATTCAAATTCATTAAAGGTTTTCAAACAGGAGATATCGTAAAAGCTGTTGTAACTAAAGGTAAAAAAATAGGGACTTATGTTGGTCGTGTTGCTGTCCGATCAATAGGTAGTTTTAATATATCTAGTCCTAATGGATTAATCCAAGGTATTAGTTATAAAAACTGTACGCATATTCACAAAAAGGATGGTTATTCTTATGCGACATAG
- a CDS encoding FdhF/YdeP family oxidoreductase, with the protein MLNKPKKVWNPSNWASWKPFGLGKQYPNNYWELLRAIWENKDQLPYAWDILNQGVCDGCALGTTGMKDWTVEGLHLCNVRLRLLRLNTMAAFDPANLADISQLRAKNSRELKEMGRLPVPMRRDKGDKGFRPISWEEALDCIASHIRATMPDRTSYYLTSRGTVNETYYVTQKAVRAMGTNNIDNAARICHSPSTTGLKSSLGVAATTCSYKDWIGTDLLIFIGSNVANNQPVTVKYLHWAKKAGTRIVMINSYREPGMERYWVPSIPESALFGTKFAEDCFLVNVGGDMAFLNGTLKHLLENNWVDNNFIDNNTTGFENLKNTINSQSWEKLEQLSGSTKEQMYEFAIMIKDAQKAVFVWSMGITQHPWGEDNVRAIINLALTKGFVGREGCGLMPIRGHSGVQGGAEMGCYATAFPGGKEINSENADYLSQVWGFDVPTSKGLITSEMIDAAAENKLDVLFSVGGNFLDVLPDPNYVKNALKQVPLRVHMDILCSPQMLLEPQKTVILLPAMTRYEIPGGVTETNTERRVIFSPEIPGPRIENARCEWEVFLDLARRVKPEIPDQLFFNNTTEIRQEIAQLIPNYAGIQHLKEAGDQFQYGGSHLCFGWHFPTEDKKAKFTALLPPETQLPDGYFVVTTRRGKQFNSMIQERKDAITGAMREAILMSSIDAEKLGLKDGDRVLLKNESGEYEGTVYTAAILPGNLQIHWPEGNILLDKKARSPVAGIPNYNGIVQLEKIP; encoded by the coding sequence ATGTTAAACAAACCTAAAAAAGTTTGGAATCCATCAAACTGGGCCAGTTGGAAACCCTTCGGGTTAGGAAAACAATATCCTAATAATTATTGGGAATTGTTGCGGGCAATATGGGAAAATAAAGATCAATTACCCTATGCCTGGGACATTCTTAATCAAGGAGTTTGTGACGGCTGCGCTTTGGGAACTACTGGCATGAAAGATTGGACAGTAGAAGGGTTGCATCTATGTAACGTCCGTTTGCGGTTATTGCGTCTCAATACTATGGCCGCCTTTGACCCTGCAAATTTAGCTGATATTAGTCAATTACGCGCTAAAAATAGCCGTGAACTCAAAGAAATGGGCAGACTTCCTGTTCCTATGCGACGGGATAAGGGGGATAAAGGTTTTCGTCCTATTAGTTGGGAAGAAGCGTTAGACTGTATTGCTAGTCATATTCGCGCTACAATGCCCGATCGCACCAGTTATTATCTTACCAGTCGAGGAACGGTTAATGAGACTTATTATGTGACCCAAAAAGCAGTTCGGGCCATGGGAACAAATAATATTGATAATGCGGCCCGTATTTGTCATTCTCCGAGTACCACTGGACTTAAAAGTAGTTTAGGAGTTGCGGCCACTACTTGTTCTTATAAAGATTGGATAGGGACTGATTTATTAATATTTATTGGTTCTAATGTAGCAAATAATCAACCCGTTACGGTTAAATATCTTCATTGGGCAAAAAAAGCAGGAACCCGCATTGTTATGATTAATAGTTATCGAGAACCTGGAATGGAAAGATATTGGGTTCCGTCCATTCCTGAAAGTGCTTTATTTGGCACAAAATTTGCCGAGGATTGTTTTTTGGTAAATGTGGGAGGAGACATGGCTTTTCTTAATGGAACCCTGAAACATTTGCTAGAAAATAACTGGGTAGATAACAACTTTATTGATAATAATACCACAGGATTTGAGAATCTTAAGAATACTATTAATAGTCAATCTTGGGAGAAATTAGAACAACTTTCAGGGTCTACTAAAGAGCAAATGTATGAGTTTGCTATCATGATTAAAGATGCTCAAAAAGCTGTTTTTGTCTGGAGTATGGGCATTACTCAACATCCTTGGGGTGAAGATAATGTTAGGGCTATTATTAACTTAGCATTAACGAAAGGATTTGTCGGTCGAGAAGGTTGTGGATTAATGCCTATTCGTGGTCATTCTGGGGTACAAGGAGGGGCAGAAATGGGCTGTTATGCCACAGCTTTTCCTGGAGGAAAAGAGATTAATTCTGAAAATGCTGACTATTTAAGTCAAGTTTGGGGGTTTGATGTTCCCACCAGTAAAGGGTTAATTACTTCAGAAATGATCGACGCAGCAGCAGAAAATAAATTGGATGTTTTATTCTCGGTTGGAGGTAATTTCTTAGATGTTTTACCTGATCCAAATTATGTTAAAAATGCATTAAAACAGGTTCCATTAAGGGTTCATATGGATATCCTTTGTTCTCCTCAAATGTTATTAGAACCCCAAAAAACTGTAATTTTATTACCCGCAATGACTCGTTATGAAATTCCCGGAGGGGTAACAGAAACTAATACAGAAAGACGGGTTATTTTTAGTCCTGAAATTCCTGGGCCTCGTATTGAGAATGCCCGATGTGAATGGGAGGTTTTCTTAGACTTAGCGAGACGGGTTAAACCTGAAATTCCTGATCAATTATTCTTTAATAATACCACAGAAATTCGTCAAGAAATTGCTCAACTTATTCCCAATTATGCAGGAATTCAACATCTAAAAGAAGCAGGAGATCAGTTTCAATATGGGGGTTCTCATTTATGTTTTGGTTGGCATTTTCCCACAGAGGATAAAAAAGCTAAGTTTACTGCTTTATTGCCCCCAGAAACTCAATTACCCGATGGTTATTTTGTGGTAACAACAAGACGAGGTAAGCAATTTAATAGTATGATACAAGAGCGAAAAGATGCCATTACAGGGGCAATGAGAGAAGCCATTTTAATGAGTTCTATTGATGCAGAAAAATTGGGTTTAAAAGACGGCGATCGCGTATTATTAAAAAATGAATCAGGAGAATATGAAGGAACAGTTTATACGGCTGCTATCCTACCCGGAAACTTACAAATTCATTGGCCAGAAGGTAATATTTTATTAGATAAAAAAGCGCGATCGCCTGTTGCGGGTATTCCTAATTATAATGGAATTGTTCAGTTAGAAAAGATTCCCTAA
- a CDS encoding type II toxin-antitoxin system RelE/ParE family toxin, with protein sequence MEAQAKEIRLYITSEGKIPFTDWLEALPDQQARGKIKARLKRVTLGNLGDYKTVGLGVCELRINYGSGYRIYFRIIGSTIILLLCGGDKSTQTKDINTAQQYWRDYDKRTNIS encoded by the coding sequence ATGGAAGCACAAGCAAAAGAAATTCGACTTTATATTACATCAGAGGGAAAAATTCCTTTTACCGACTGGTTAGAAGCCTTACCTGATCAACAAGCAAGAGGTAAAATTAAGGCAAGACTAAAGCGAGTTACTTTAGGAAATCTAGGAGATTACAAAACAGTAGGTTTAGGAGTATGTGAACTTAGAATTAATTATGGTTCAGGTTATCGAATATATTTTAGAATAATAGGAAGCACAATTATCCTTCTTTTGTGTGGTGGAGATAAAAGCACCCAGACTAAAGATATTAACACAGCCCAACAATATTGGAGAGATTATGACAAGCGTACAAATATCAGCTAG
- a CDS encoding helix-turn-helix domain-containing transcriptional regulator → MTSVQISASDSYQDYLITSLKVPEEAAGYLDAILEEENPEPNLLLSALEDVAIALGEVKLSSEKSKLHQQKLKDFLHKQEIEVVYELSSWLKVLGLKLTVKVSED, encoded by the coding sequence ATGACAAGCGTACAAATATCAGCTAGTGACAGCTATCAAGACTATTTAATTACATCTCTGAAAGTTCCAGAAGAAGCGGCCGGATATTTAGATGCTATTTTAGAAGAAGAAAACCCAGAACCAAATTTATTATTATCAGCTTTAGAAGATGTAGCTATAGCATTGGGTGAGGTAAAACTATCTTCAGAAAAGTCTAAATTACATCAACAAAAATTAAAAGATTTTTTACACAAACAAGAAATTGAAGTTGTTTATGAGTTGAGTAGTTGGCTTAAAGTATTAGGATTAAAATTGACAGTAAAAGTTAGTGAAGATTAG
- the fdhD gene encoding formate dehydrogenase accessory sulfurtransferase FdhD gives MKNIPKSQSKSKVWVVENGQIRSRTDFLVTEEPLEIRLVSPAQTVAVTMRTPGADFDLVAGFLYSEGVIICQEDIQQMSYCVDSDIEAEQNYNIIKVELREELKPNLPSLERHFFTSSACGVCGKTSLESLKIKGCIPVNTNIKITSELILQLPTKLKEAQNIFTKTGGLHAAALFDIEGNLLKLREDVGRHNALDKLIGSAILSKEMPLNNCIVMVSGRSSFEILQKCIMAKIPLLCAVSAPSSLAVTLAQEFKVTLIGFLRENRFNIYTEAERII, from the coding sequence ATGAAAAATATACCAAAAAGTCAAAGTAAATCTAAAGTTTGGGTAGTAGAAAATGGTCAAATAAGATCACGTACTGATTTTTTGGTAACAGAAGAACCCTTAGAAATTCGTTTAGTTTCTCCTGCTCAAACTGTCGCAGTTACTATGCGAACACCAGGGGCAGATTTTGACTTAGTAGCAGGATTTTTGTATAGTGAAGGTGTAATAATTTGTCAAGAAGATATTCAACAGATGAGTTATTGTGTTGACTCAGATATAGAGGCAGAACAAAACTACAATATTATTAAAGTTGAACTCAGAGAAGAACTAAAGCCAAATTTACCGTCATTAGAACGACATTTTTTTACCTCTAGTGCTTGTGGTGTTTGTGGAAAAACTAGCCTTGAAAGTTTAAAGATAAAGGGATGTATACCAGTTAATACTAATATTAAAATTACTTCAGAATTAATTCTACAACTGCCGACAAAACTTAAAGAAGCTCAAAATATTTTTACAAAAACAGGAGGGTTACACGCTGCCGCATTATTTGATATTGAAGGAAACTTATTAAAATTACGAGAAGATGTGGGACGACACAATGCTTTAGATAAATTAATTGGTTCTGCTATTTTAAGTAAAGAAATGCCTCTAAATAATTGTATTGTGATGGTGAGTGGACGCTCTAGCTTTGAAATCTTACAAAAGTGTATTATGGCTAAGATTCCTCTGTTATGTGCTGTGTCTGCACCGAGTAGTTTAGCCGTGACTTTAGCCCAAGAATTTAAAGTAACATTAATTGGATTTTTACGAGAAAATCGTTTTAATATTTATACAGAAGCAGAGCGAATTATCTGA
- a CDS encoding serpin family protein, whose amino-acid sequence MRNQQAITATMGFLCLFSLTLFFPLSKTRVLSILPDAQAVQEVSPTVLFPKKSLNQGQLVNTQTEFGFKLFSTLTKVRGGENIFISPSSIALSVSLLYNGSRGNTQQEIASLLDVEGVDIDALNQSNQTLLKEINTNHNKVELVMANSVWAKQGFSFRYQFLKDNQKYYDTKITNLNFTSSESLGIINRWVQDKTQGKIQNIMNKLSHDDTLFLINAVSFQGDWQVNFDKNLTTDQPFNLSNGHQKIYPFMSRQGQYKYWENSVFQTVNIPYGDGRFSLYLFLPKPNKTIKDIIGQLTVNNWSKWLNKFSKKTGLVQIPRFHIEYEVDLKNTLKSLGVSTIFKQSDANFSALSSRPAYIDGIKHKTLLKMNETGTNSPSFNPLDLKLKPLFSAKNQFSMVLNRPFISAIRDNKTDTILLIGSIIEPQ is encoded by the coding sequence ATGAGAAATCAACAAGCTATAACCGCAACTATGGGCTTTCTTTGTCTGTTTTCGTTGACTTTGTTTTTCCCCCTATCAAAGACTCGCGTTCTGAGTATATTACCAGACGCTCAAGCTGTCCAGGAAGTTTCTCCTACTGTGTTATTTCCCAAAAAATCTCTCAATCAGGGACAATTGGTGAATACTCAGACGGAATTTGGCTTTAAGCTCTTTTCGACCTTAACTAAAGTTAGGGGGGGAGAAAATATTTTTATTTCTCCTAGTAGTATAGCCTTGTCTGTGTCCCTTCTCTACAATGGTTCTAGGGGCAATACTCAGCAAGAAATCGCCTCACTTTTGGACGTTGAAGGGGTAGATATTGATGCTTTAAATCAATCTAATCAAACTTTACTTAAAGAAATTAATACTAATCATAATAAAGTTGAATTAGTGATGGCTAATTCAGTTTGGGCTAAACAAGGGTTTTCTTTTCGTTATCAGTTTCTTAAGGATAATCAAAAATACTATGATACTAAGATTACTAATTTGAATTTTACCAGTTCTGAATCTCTTGGGATTATTAATCGTTGGGTTCAAGATAAAACTCAGGGCAAAATTCAGAATATTATGAATAAGCTGAGTCATGATGATACTTTATTTTTAATCAATGCTGTTTCTTTTCAAGGGGATTGGCAGGTTAATTTTGACAAAAATTTGACTACTGATCAACCGTTTAATTTATCTAATGGCCATCAGAAAATTTATCCTTTTATGTCTCGTCAAGGCCAATATAAATATTGGGAAAATTCAGTTTTTCAAACTGTTAATATTCCCTATGGTGATGGACGGTTTAGTTTGTATCTGTTTCTTCCTAAACCCAATAAAACTATCAAAGATATAATTGGTCAATTAACTGTTAATAACTGGAGTAAATGGTTAAATAAGTTTAGTAAAAAAACAGGTTTAGTCCAAATACCCCGTTTTCATATTGAATATGAAGTTGATCTAAAAAATACGTTAAAATCTTTAGGAGTATCAACCATATTTAAACAGTCAGATGCTAATTTTTCTGCTTTAAGTTCTCGTCCTGCTTATATTGATGGAATTAAACATAAAACCTTATTAAAAATGAATGAAACAGGCACAAATTCTCCTTCATTTAATCCCCTTGATCTGAAATTAAAACCTCTATTTTCTGCTAAAAATCAATTTAGTATGGTTTTAAATCGCCCCTTTATCTCTGCTATTCGAGACAATAAAACAGATACTATTTTATTAATAGGATCAATTATTGAACCTCAATAA
- a CDS encoding MotA/TolQ/ExbB proton channel family protein encodes MWPLLFLSVLSLSTIIERFWFWGRFLLKQGQIISRIMDAAARNWDLAPKIAKEYSNHPLGNYLYSPLRLVNADPEVFHLALESAADDELALMRRGDKVLEAVIALSPLLGLLGTVLGLITSLSDIQLSDLGTSSTAGVTLGISEALISTAAGLIVAIISLAFYRVFQSLWFNQVRVFRKTGNELELIYRQRWLEEEDYPPANPVNQDFKYDE; translated from the coding sequence ATGTGGCCCCTACTATTTCTCTCGGTATTATCATTAAGTACCATTATTGAGCGTTTTTGGTTCTGGGGCAGATTTTTACTGAAACAAGGGCAGATTATCAGCCGAATTATGGATGCAGCCGCCCGTAATTGGGATTTAGCTCCAAAAATCGCTAAAGAATATAGTAATCATCCCCTGGGTAATTATCTTTATTCTCCTTTACGTTTAGTGAATGCAGATCCAGAGGTGTTTCATTTAGCTTTAGAATCAGCCGCAGATGATGAATTAGCCCTCATGCGACGGGGAGACAAGGTATTAGAAGCGGTAATTGCCCTCTCTCCTTTGTTAGGATTATTGGGAACCGTATTAGGATTAATTACCTCCCTGAGTGATATTCAACTAAGTGATTTGGGAACATCTTCGACAGCAGGTGTGACCCTAGGAATTTCGGAAGCACTGATCTCAACAGCCGCAGGATTAATTGTAGCTATCATTAGTTTGGCTTTTTACCGTGTCTTTCAATCTCTTTGGTTTAACCAAGTTAGAGTATTTCGTAAAACGGGTAACGAATTAGAGCTAATTTATCGTCAACGGTGGCTCGAAGAAGAAGATTATCCCCCAGCAAATCCGGTGAATCAGGACTTTAAATACGATGAATAA